CGGTAGTTTTATCCATTTTCGTGACTTGGACTTTACCCATGGATCATAATGTTGGCGGGTGTTACATGGTGGAAATACAAATGAGTCAAGAAAGAGGAGGTGCAAGATCCTTTCATCACAATTGCTGCTTGTTTCACCTCCACCGAGTCAAGGGACTGGCTGCTAGCCCACTGTGAAAGGGGCGAATTGTGCTGACATACGGCTGCGGCTGGCGGAGTAGCTCTATCGGGTTAAATATGGAACTTCACCGTTGTAATGCGAATGGAAAACGTCCAATGGTGAACAATCAAAAACTACGGTTGTGCTGTTCGATATCTGCACACCCCGATAGGTCATTACACGGGGAAGTACAACATCTTATCGTATATTTTGTCCCTTCCATCGTCTAAGCGCCATCTCCTTCTTGGAAAGGATAAACATActtctttcttctatttCGCCGTTAGAAAGAGTGGTTTCAACAAAATTGCAGGTCATTGCCTTCGGTAGTTCATATTGTGCAGCCCTTTTCTTATTCAATCTACATATCTCATTGCTCTCATGACCCCTTTTGCCCCTCGTTGAATTTGTACCACGACACGTAGGAAGTAGTCATGCGGACGATTGACTGCGAGTTCTCGCACTTCGCTGTACATCCGGGCCATGGCCGCCGCTACGTCCCGTTTGCCTTCTTATCAACGAAGCCTGTGCTGACATTTGCGCGCCCGAAGTGTTTCGCGATGTACATGCGCAAAAAGAACCCACGCTTTATTGCCTGGACCCGCACGTACCGCCGCATTCATCGGAAGACGACGACCGACCGCGTGGGCCGCCGCCGTGCCGCCCGCACAGTGAGGGCAGAGCGCGCCATCGTCGGTGCTGAGCTCTCCTACATTCAAGAAGTGCGAGCAAAGGCGAAGAAGGTTGACCGTACCGCCAAGGGCAAAGCCGTGCGTGAGGAGATGGCTGCCCGTAAGGCAGCGAAGAAATAGAGGCGCGCAGGATTCGTTTCTCACTACTCCAATTCCTTCAATGAGATTTGTCTTTGTTAGTTTTTAGTTAGTGCTTTCCACGCCAACACCAATAGCGCTTTCCCATGTTCACTGTTGTGAGGTGTGAACTGCTCAGCAGAGGCGAAGGCCATCGCTTACCTTGTGTTGTATTTGCGTTTTATCTGCCTGATTGCGCCCTTGTTTATAGCTGCTGACACTATATGCTGCTTTTCCTTAATTTTTgtagtcttttttttttttgaagtggTTCCCTTGTTTCGCTGTCCAATTTGTGCCATCGTTTTACCGTTTATTATCGGCCTTTGGGGAAAATCGGCCTGTGCGGGTGGGAAGAAGgaccttaaaaaaaaaaaacgaattggccagggaaagaaaacaaacagaaagagaaatCGAAGATTACTGTCGGAGATTATCGCAACTACATGACATCCACCGCCACGGAGGTTACTCAGACCCAAAGTCTTGCAGCCGTACGAAACTTTATTCGTGTGGCCGTTTCGTGCGTCACTTACCTTCGTGGATTGTGCAGTGATGAATCGTATCAACCCCGTCAGTTTCTTGGACTGCAGCTGAAGCAGCTTGTTCGCTCATCTGGAGATGCCGGTGCCATTTCACGCTGGATGGAAGAGGGTGCTTTCGACGCGCTCAACAGGGGTTACCTTAAGGAACTCTCACTTTGTGTTCACGAACCAAACTGCACTGAGTTACTTGAGAGATACTCGTTTATGGTGTCATACAGCCCCGGCGGCCAGCGGGCCGCACTCTCGCTTACAGGTGAATCGATGAAGGAAAACCTCAGTTGCTCCTTTGGCAcagtgggaggaggaggaggagataaAATGGGTAAAGTATTGAGAAAACGTCGCTGTCGTCAGGAGGTACAGCAAGCGCTGGCAAGTATCATCACCAAACTCATGGAGGTTGTGGAGGGACTTCCACCGTTACTGTGCGAGCGTGTCCTCACCATGC
This region of Trypanosoma brucei gambiense DAL972 chromosome 10, complete sequence genomic DNA includes:
- a CDS encoding 60S ribosomal protein L24, putative; translation: MRTIDCEFSHFAVHPGHGRRYVPFAFLSTKPVLTFARPKCFAMYMRKKNPRFIAWTRTYRRIHRKTTTDRVGRRRAARTVRAERAIVGAELSYIQEVRAKAKKVDRTAKGKAVREEMAARKAAKK